One Streptosporangium sp. NBC_01495 DNA window includes the following coding sequences:
- a CDS encoding LLM class flavin-dependent oxidoreductase: MAPFMDIGVILPTVAAQRAQRLDLGTAARHAEEAGLDGVWHGDHLATGTASLDCAVALAVAAGATTRIRIGTSVFIPAIRPLAWAAKQVASLQHVSGGRLVLGVGSGGGAGQWAAAGVPYGERGRRTDTALELLGRLLAGETVALVDEPGEVRLEPAVTPPPIWVGNASAVAVRRAARHGDGWFPSMIPPAAVASGRARLTELAAAHGRPEPVVAIGAAGVLGSAPGLPTRESIASGITGYGIPLEEAMRLPVTGEPARAAEQLAAYHEAGARHVVMGFAGGDWREQCDLLAEARALLS; the protein is encoded by the coding sequence ATGGCACCCTTCATGGACATCGGAGTGATCCTGCCCACCGTCGCCGCGCAACGGGCGCAACGACTCGACCTGGGCACCGCCGCGCGGCACGCGGAGGAGGCGGGGCTGGACGGCGTCTGGCACGGTGACCACCTGGCCACCGGGACGGCGTCGCTGGACTGCGCCGTGGCGCTGGCCGTCGCCGCGGGGGCGACGACGCGGATCCGGATCGGGACGAGCGTGTTCATCCCGGCGATCCGCCCCCTGGCGTGGGCGGCCAAGCAGGTCGCGAGCCTGCAGCACGTCTCCGGCGGGCGGCTGGTCCTGGGCGTCGGGTCCGGCGGCGGCGCCGGGCAGTGGGCGGCGGCCGGAGTGCCGTACGGGGAGCGCGGCAGGCGCACCGACACCGCGCTGGAGCTGCTGGGACGGCTGCTGGCCGGGGAGACCGTCGCACTGGTGGACGAGCCGGGAGAGGTACGGCTCGAACCGGCGGTGACACCCCCGCCGATCTGGGTCGGCAACGCGTCGGCGGTGGCCGTGCGGCGGGCGGCACGCCACGGGGACGGCTGGTTCCCGTCGATGATCCCCCCGGCGGCGGTGGCCTCGGGCAGGGCCAGGCTGACCGAGCTCGCCGCCGCCCACGGACGTCCGGAACCGGTCGTCGCCATCGGCGCCGCCGGCGTCCTCGGCTCGGCGCCCGGCCTGCCCACCCGCGAGTCCATCGCCTCGGGCATCACCGGGTACGGCATCCCCCTGGAGGAGGCGATGAGGCTCCCCGTCACCGGCGAGCCCGCACGGGCGGCCGAACAGCTGGCCGCCTACCACGAGGCCGGGGCGCGTCACGTGGTCATGGGATTCGCGGGAGGCGACTGGCGCGAGCAGTGCGACCTGCTGGCCGAGGCCCGCGCCCTCCTGTCCTGA
- a CDS encoding MarR family winged helix-turn-helix transcriptional regulator codes for MPATRPSSAEIPDALDSDLGWTLGVVFRSYVRTANALVSHLPGGPRGYQVLAAAAQGLPGGQGALAQRLGVDKTVMTYLLDDLEKAGLVERRPDPADRRNKRVVATERGRATWTDTQTRLEHAEDHVLAPLDPDDRSVFRELLRKLAAQANSLDPVHDTCRLVEELAPDSVPTVRGPASPAKPRRSPRG; via the coding sequence ATGCCGGCAACCCGACCTTCCAGTGCCGAGATCCCGGACGCCCTGGACAGCGACCTGGGCTGGACCCTCGGAGTGGTCTTCCGCTCCTACGTCAGGACCGCGAACGCGCTGGTCAGCCACCTCCCCGGCGGCCCGCGCGGCTACCAGGTGCTCGCCGCCGCGGCCCAGGGGCTCCCCGGCGGCCAGGGCGCGCTGGCACAGCGCCTCGGCGTCGACAAGACGGTCATGACCTACCTGCTCGACGACCTGGAGAAGGCCGGGCTGGTCGAGCGCCGCCCCGACCCCGCCGACCGGCGCAACAAGCGCGTCGTCGCCACCGAGCGGGGCAGGGCGACCTGGACCGACACGCAGACCCGGCTGGAACACGCCGAGGACCACGTGCTGGCACCGCTGGACCCGGACGACCGCTCGGTGTTCCGGGAGCTGCTGCGAAAGCTGGCCGCTCAGGCCAACAGCCTGGACCCGGTGCACGACACCTGCCGGCTCGTCGAGGAGCTCGCCCCCGACAGCGTCCCCACCGTGCGGGGTCCCGCGTCCCCCGCCAAGCCGCGGCGCTCCCCCCGCGGCTGA
- a CDS encoding LLM class flavin-dependent oxidoreductase, which yields MADYGHELLFGTFLTPVADQAERVVALARLTEQAGLDLVTVQDHPYQARFLDTWTLLSVIAAGTSTLRVSPNVANLPLRPPAVLARSVATLDILSGGRVELGLGAGAFWDGIAAVGGPRLTAAQGVDALEEGIQVIRAMWEAGGGAVRVDGRHHRVWGAHPGPAPIHDVGIWLGAYKRRMLDMTGRLADGWLPSHAYAGLDALPAMNAIIDEAALGAGRSPADVRRLYNIAGTFTGSGRAFLQGPADVWVEQLAELTLEQGMSAYILASDDPDDIRRFAAEVVPGVRELVDAERAGSSAPATADRPLPAEVGTTADARSAPPAAAAPVNVPARTGGGVPPALGVTPTPDDGTRLADVRIWDETTRPTGPAPDPARTYTPREQAAGRHLVDVHDHLRQELAEVRRLVEEVTSGAMDPGVARSHINTMTMRQNNWTVGVYCESYCRVVTTHHTIEDQTLFPHLRRADPRLVPVVDRLEQEHHAIHEVLEGVDRALVAFVAEPDGHKALRAAMDLLTDTLLSHLSYEERELVEPLARLGVH from the coding sequence ATGGCCGACTACGGGCACGAGCTGCTGTTCGGGACCTTCCTGACCCCGGTGGCCGACCAGGCCGAGAGGGTCGTCGCGCTCGCCAGGCTCACCGAGCAGGCCGGCCTGGACCTGGTGACCGTGCAGGATCACCCGTACCAGGCGCGGTTCCTGGACACGTGGACGCTGCTGTCGGTCATCGCGGCCGGCACCTCGACGCTGCGGGTGTCGCCGAACGTGGCGAACCTGCCCCTGCGCCCGCCCGCGGTGCTCGCCCGCAGCGTCGCGACCCTGGACATCCTCAGCGGTGGCCGCGTCGAGCTCGGGCTCGGAGCGGGCGCCTTCTGGGACGGCATCGCCGCCGTCGGCGGCCCGCGGCTGACCGCCGCTCAGGGGGTCGACGCGCTCGAGGAGGGCATCCAGGTCATCCGGGCCATGTGGGAGGCCGGGGGCGGAGCCGTACGGGTGGACGGCCGTCACCACCGCGTCTGGGGGGCGCACCCCGGCCCGGCGCCCATCCACGACGTCGGCATCTGGCTGGGGGCCTACAAGAGGCGCATGCTCGACATGACCGGCAGGCTCGCGGACGGCTGGTTGCCCAGCCACGCCTACGCCGGCCTGGACGCCCTCCCGGCCATGAACGCGATCATCGACGAGGCCGCGCTCGGCGCGGGACGCTCACCCGCCGACGTCCGGCGCCTGTACAACATCGCCGGAACCTTCACCGGGTCCGGCCGCGCCTTCCTCCAGGGACCGGCGGACGTCTGGGTCGAGCAGCTCGCCGAGCTCACCCTGGAGCAGGGGATGAGCGCCTACATCCTCGCGAGTGACGACCCCGACGACATCCGGCGTTTCGCCGCCGAGGTCGTTCCCGGTGTGCGCGAGCTCGTGGACGCCGAGCGCGCCGGTTCGAGCGCGCCCGCCACCGCGGACCGGCCCCTGCCCGCCGAGGTGGGCACGACGGCGGACGCGCGAAGCGCCCCACCGGCCGCCGCCGCGCCCGTCAACGTGCCCGCCCGCACCGGGGGCGGAGTCCCTCCCGCCCTGGGGGTCACGCCGACCCCGGACGACGGCACCCGGCTCGCCGACGTGCGGATCTGGGACGAGACCACCCGTCCCACCGGCCCGGCCCCTGATCCGGCCCGCACCTACACCCCCAGGGAGCAGGCGGCCGGACGCCATCTCGTCGACGTCCACGACCACCTCCGCCAGGAGCTGGCCGAGGTCCGGCGGCTCGTCGAGGAGGTCACCTCCGGAGCGATGGATCCCGGCGTCGCGCGCTCGCACATCAACACGATGACGATGCGCCAGAACAACTGGACGGTCGGCGTGTACTGCGAGTCCTACTGCCGGGTCGTCACGACCCACCACACCATCGAGGACCAGACCCTCTTTCCCCACCTGCGCCGCGCGGACCCCAGGCTGGTGCCCGTCGTCGACCGTCTGGAGCAGGAGCACCACGCCATCCACGAGGTCCTCGAGGGCGTCGACCGGGCGCTGGTCGCCTTCGTCGCCGAACCGGACGGCCACAAGGCCCTGCGGGCCGCCATGGACCTGCTGACCGACACGCTCCTGTCGCACCTGTCCTACGAGGAGAGGGAGCTCGTCGAGCCGCTCGCCCGGCTCGGCGTGCACTGA
- the cydB gene encoding cytochrome d ubiquinol oxidase subunit II, with the protein MELTTFWFAVIAFLWTGYFVLEGFDFGVGMLAPALARNEAERKQVLGTIGPVWDGNEVWLITAVGAMFAAFPAWYAGLLSEFYLPIVLVLVGLIVRGVGLEWRGKVRHASDRAWCDLGVLVGSALPAFLWGAIFADLLRSSATAALVGGVFSLSVCVLHGAVFVALKTTGPVRSRARRAAMIASAVALPAAVAALSHIPVAGTAIGAWSAVPWLWAGALASMAALAAGIALTWRGRDGWAFAATASSIALGGAALFGALWPSPFPGLTVAEAASGPYTLGVLTWIGLIALPFVLGYQAWSYWVFRKRLVAEVS; encoded by the coding sequence ATGGAACTCACCACCTTCTGGTTCGCGGTCATCGCGTTCCTGTGGACCGGCTACTTCGTGCTGGAGGGCTTCGACTTCGGCGTGGGCATGCTGGCACCGGCGCTGGCCAGGAACGAGGCCGAACGCAAGCAGGTCCTGGGCACGATCGGCCCGGTCTGGGACGGCAACGAGGTCTGGCTGATCACCGCGGTCGGCGCGATGTTCGCCGCCTTCCCCGCCTGGTACGCCGGGCTGCTCAGCGAGTTCTACCTGCCGATCGTGCTGGTCCTCGTCGGGCTGATCGTGCGCGGCGTCGGCCTGGAGTGGCGCGGCAAGGTCCGGCACGCCTCCGACCGCGCCTGGTGCGACCTGGGCGTGCTGGTCGGCAGCGCCCTGCCCGCGTTCCTGTGGGGCGCGATCTTCGCCGACCTGCTGCGGAGCAGCGCGACGGCCGCCCTGGTCGGCGGGGTGTTCTCGCTCTCGGTGTGCGTGCTGCACGGGGCGGTGTTCGTCGCGCTCAAGACCACCGGGCCGGTGCGCTCCCGCGCCCGGCGCGCCGCGATGATCGCCTCCGCGGTGGCGCTGCCCGCCGCGGTGGCGGCGCTGTCGCACATTCCCGTCGCGGGTACGGCGATCGGCGCCTGGTCGGCGGTCCCGTGGCTGTGGGCGGGTGCGCTCGCCTCGATGGCGGCCCTGGCCGCCGGGATCGCGCTGACCTGGCGCGGCCGGGACGGCTGGGCCTTCGCCGCCACGGCCTCGTCCATCGCGCTGGGCGGCGCCGCCCTGTTCGGCGCCCTGTGGCCGTCCCCGTTCCCCGGCCTCACCGTCGCCGAGGCCGCCTCCGGCCCGTACACGCTGGGCGTGCTGACCTGGATCGGCCTGATCGCGCTGCCGTTCGTGCTCGGCTACCAGGCCTGGTCGTACTGGGTCTTCCGCAAGCGCCTGGTCGCCGAGGTCTCCTGA
- a CDS encoding cytochrome ubiquinol oxidase subunit I translates to MDALDLARWQFGVTTVYHFLFVPLTIGLGVFVAGLQTAWHRTGKEHYLRLTKFFGKLFLINFAMGVVTGIVQEFQFGMNWSEYSIFVGDVFGAPLALEALLAFFLESTFIGLWIFGWDRLPKRVHLATIWAAVIGSNLSAYFILAANAWMKHPVGYEVVDGRARMTDLWAVLTNSTALAQVPHVVAGAFVVAGGFVLAVCGYHLLRERHADTAPGGSTEAPRGGASVWRTPMRAALLMTAIAGALVAGSGDMSAKLLYEQQPMKLASAEGLRHDTAGAPFSPVPGLEIPMLLSFLATDDPNAVIQGTEDLQARYEERFGPGDYRPNLPVVFWSFRVMIVFGLSTVGLSVLGLWLTRRRRRGAPVTARTPREIPAWFARICLLALPLPTIAMIAGWLLSEIGRQPWTVQGELLTAASVSPGVSLAEVAVSLAVFTALYGALALAEAILLTRHVKAGPEPVAPAAPLTPPSRGDDESADARLQPTLMY, encoded by the coding sequence ATGGACGCACTAGACCTGGCCCGGTGGCAGTTCGGGGTGACCACCGTGTACCACTTTCTGTTCGTACCCCTCACGATCGGCCTCGGCGTCTTCGTGGCCGGCCTGCAGACCGCGTGGCACCGGACGGGCAAGGAGCACTACCTGCGGCTCACGAAGTTCTTCGGGAAGCTCTTCCTGATCAACTTCGCGATGGGCGTGGTGACCGGCATCGTGCAGGAGTTCCAGTTCGGCATGAACTGGAGCGAGTACTCGATCTTCGTGGGCGACGTCTTCGGCGCCCCGCTGGCGCTGGAGGCACTGCTCGCGTTCTTCCTGGAGTCGACCTTCATCGGCCTGTGGATCTTCGGCTGGGACAGGCTGCCGAAACGTGTCCACCTGGCCACCATCTGGGCCGCGGTCATCGGATCCAACCTGTCTGCGTACTTCATCCTCGCCGCCAACGCCTGGATGAAGCACCCGGTCGGGTACGAGGTGGTCGACGGCAGGGCCAGGATGACGGACCTGTGGGCGGTGCTCACCAACTCCACGGCGCTCGCCCAGGTGCCCCACGTGGTCGCGGGGGCCTTCGTCGTGGCGGGCGGCTTCGTGCTCGCGGTCTGCGGCTACCACCTCCTGCGCGAGCGCCACGCCGACACCGCCCCCGGCGGGAGCACAGAGGCGCCGCGAGGCGGCGCGAGCGTTTGGCGGACCCCGATGCGGGCCGCGCTGCTGATGACGGCGATCGCCGGGGCCCTGGTCGCGGGCAGCGGCGACATGTCGGCCAAGCTGCTGTACGAGCAGCAGCCCATGAAGCTCGCCTCGGCCGAGGGGCTCCGGCATGACACCGCCGGCGCGCCGTTCTCGCCCGTCCCGGGGCTGGAGATCCCCATGCTGCTCAGCTTCCTGGCCACCGACGACCCGAACGCCGTCATCCAGGGCACCGAGGACCTGCAGGCGCGGTACGAGGAGCGGTTCGGCCCCGGCGACTACCGGCCCAACCTTCCGGTGGTCTTCTGGTCCTTCCGCGTAATGATCGTCTTCGGCCTGTCCACGGTGGGCCTGTCGGTGCTCGGCCTCTGGCTGACCCGCCGGAGGCGCCGCGGCGCCCCCGTGACCGCCCGCACCCCGAGAGAGATCCCCGCCTGGTTCGCCCGGATCTGCCTGCTCGCGCTGCCGCTGCCGACCATCGCGATGATCGCAGGCTGGCTGCTCAGCGAGATCGGCCGCCAGCCGTGGACCGTCCAGGGCGAGCTGCTCACGGCCGCGAGCGTCTCGCCGGGCGTCAGCCTGGCCGAGGTGGCCGTCTCGCTGGCGGTCTTCACGGCGCTGTACGGCGCGCTCGCGCTGGCCGAGGCGATACTGCTCACCCGCCACGTCAAGGCGGGCCCCGAGCCCGTCGCCCCCGCCGCTCCCCTCACGCCGCCCTCCCGCGGTGACGACGAGAGCGCGGACGCCCGGCTCCAGCCGACCCTCATGTACTGA
- a CDS encoding polysaccharide deacetylase family protein: MASGTYWTISATAATALAVSTGCATGLDGGTEDSATGATSAPGASRASKAPSGADDRAARPAGPPGVTPRPGEVGRLPRPGDGLPPVISSIPTRRKVVFLTIDDGWEQDPGFVAQVRDRRIPVAAFVTRDAVEARGTADPTAQGGRFLGAGKWGYVRELRDAGATIENHTLTHPNLPALGYEGQKTEICGVSKLIRRHTGTAPTLFRPPFGNHNTLTRRAAKACGIDALLLWTATVQPGGKIAYQVPDKKLRPGDILLLHFRPNLARDFRILVAKIKRRGFEIGNLDAYLKAATR; this comes from the coding sequence ATGGCATCGGGGACATACTGGACGATCAGTGCGACGGCGGCGACGGCCCTGGCGGTGAGCACCGGGTGCGCCACAGGTCTCGACGGTGGAACCGAGGACAGCGCCACCGGCGCCACCTCCGCGCCGGGCGCCTCCCGGGCGTCGAAGGCCCCCTCCGGCGCCGACGACCGGGCGGCGAGACCCGCCGGGCCGCCCGGGGTGACGCCCAGGCCGGGTGAGGTGGGCAGGCTCCCCCGCCCCGGCGACGGCCTGCCTCCGGTGATCAGCTCCATTCCCACCCGGCGGAAGGTCGTCTTCCTCACCATCGACGACGGCTGGGAGCAGGATCCCGGCTTCGTGGCGCAGGTCCGCGACCGGCGTATCCCGGTGGCGGCCTTCGTCACCCGCGACGCCGTGGAGGCCAGGGGCACGGCCGACCCGACTGCTCAGGGCGGCAGGTTCCTCGGTGCGGGCAAGTGGGGGTACGTGCGCGAGCTGCGCGACGCGGGAGCGACGATCGAGAACCACACGCTGACCCACCCGAACCTCCCGGCACTCGGCTACGAGGGCCAGAAGACCGAGATCTGCGGCGTCTCCAAGCTGATCCGCAGGCACACCGGCACCGCGCCCACCCTGTTCCGGCCGCCGTTCGGCAACCACAACACCCTGACCCGCAGGGCCGCCAAGGCCTGCGGCATCGACGCGCTCCTGCTCTGGACCGCGACCGTGCAGCCGGGCGGGAAGATCGCCTACCAGGTGCCCGACAAGAAGCTTCGCCCCGGCGACATCCTGCTGCTGCACTTCCGCCCGAACCTCGCACGCGACTTCCGGATCCTCGTCGCGAAGATCAAGCGCCGGGGTTTCGAGATCGGCAACCTCGACGCGTACCTGAAAGCGGCGACCCGCTGA
- a CDS encoding fatty acid desaturase family protein, with product MTNSTAIDDADLPAAPGNGERGSDFARLSRRIAQAGLLDRRPGYYAARLSLVAAAFVGGWAAFFALGDSWYQLLVALFLAVVFAQIGLVAHDLAHRQVFRSRRSSEIAGLVAGNVAIGMSYGWWMDKHTRHHANPNHEDHDPDVNPDFLVWSPEQAAKSKGLPRFVGRWQAFLFFPLLTFEGFNLHVASVRALLRPTMKHRAVEAALLVVHVVLYVGALFAVLSPVKAVVFLLLHQAIFGVYLGCTFAPNHKGMPMFRGEDKLDFLRRQVLTSRNVRGGVVLDVVLGGLNYQIEHHLFPSMPMPNLRRAQPIVRAYCEELGVDYLESGVVSSYAQALRHLYDVGASLRSKSPVAG from the coding sequence GTGACCAACTCAACCGCGATCGATGACGCGGATCTTCCCGCTGCCCCAGGAAACGGGGAGCGGGGCAGTGACTTCGCCCGCCTGTCGCGTCGGATCGCCCAGGCGGGGCTGCTCGACCGGCGCCCCGGTTACTACGCCGCGCGGCTCAGCCTGGTCGCGGCCGCCTTCGTCGGCGGCTGGGCCGCCTTCTTCGCCCTCGGTGACTCGTGGTACCAGCTGCTGGTGGCGCTCTTCCTCGCGGTGGTGTTCGCCCAGATCGGGCTCGTCGCCCATGATCTGGCCCACCGCCAGGTCTTCCGCTCCCGCCGCTCCAGCGAGATCGCCGGGCTGGTGGCCGGAAACGTCGCCATCGGCATGAGTTACGGCTGGTGGATGGACAAGCACACCCGCCACCACGCCAACCCCAACCACGAGGACCACGACCCCGACGTCAACCCCGACTTCCTGGTCTGGTCGCCCGAGCAGGCCGCCAAGAGCAAGGGGCTGCCCAGGTTCGTGGGCCGCTGGCAAGCGTTCCTGTTCTTCCCGCTGCTCACGTTCGAGGGGTTCAACCTTCACGTGGCCAGCGTCCGGGCGCTGCTGCGCCCGACGATGAAGCACCGGGCCGTGGAGGCCGCGCTGCTGGTCGTGCACGTCGTCCTGTACGTGGGCGCGCTGTTCGCGGTGCTGTCGCCCGTCAAGGCCGTGGTCTTCCTCCTCCTGCACCAGGCGATCTTCGGCGTCTACCTGGGCTGCACCTTCGCCCCCAACCACAAGGGCATGCCGATGTTCAGGGGTGAGGACAAGCTCGACTTCCTCCGGCGCCAGGTGCTGACCTCGCGCAACGTGCGCGGCGGCGTGGTCCTCGACGTCGTGCTCGGCGGCCTCAACTACCAGATCGAGCACCACCTCTTCCCGAGCATGCCGATGCCCAACCTGCGCCGCGCCCAGCCGATCGTCCGGGCGTACTGCGAGGAGCTGGGGGTCGACTACCTGGAGTCCGGGGTCGTCAGCTCGTACGCGCAGGCGCTGCGGCACCTGTACGACGTGGGCGCGTCCCTGCGGTCGAAGAGTCCCGTGGCCGGTTAG
- a CDS encoding SRPBCC family protein, with translation MKLAGSAVLGIDRDRVWSALQNPAVLVRTIPGCERLEETGPDTYRMTVTAGVASIKGVYQGEVALSEPEAPERFVLRARGQGAPGTVDATVEIRLSEVEGGTRIDYDAEAVIGGMIGGVGQRMLGSVARKTAGEFFSAVESHLVSGGIPAAPALADGALARIAPGGGPSPGAPVAPAVSAPLAAAGSPVAASGAGPAHVFERPAPAPAKQARPGVPAWSLLAAFGMGAGVALGSAVIGWLLGRTGRKR, from the coding sequence GTGAAGCTCGCAGGCAGTGCCGTACTCGGCATCGACAGAGATCGTGTGTGGTCAGCGCTCCAGAACCCGGCCGTGCTCGTACGCACGATCCCGGGGTGCGAGCGCCTGGAGGAGACGGGGCCGGACACCTACCGGATGACCGTCACCGCGGGGGTGGCCTCCATCAAGGGCGTCTACCAGGGCGAGGTCGCCCTCTCGGAGCCCGAGGCGCCGGAACGGTTCGTGCTCAGGGCCCGAGGCCAGGGCGCTCCCGGAACCGTGGACGCCACCGTGGAGATCCGCCTCAGCGAGGTCGAGGGCGGCACCCGGATCGACTACGACGCCGAGGCCGTGATCGGCGGCATGATCGGCGGGGTCGGCCAGCGCATGCTGGGTTCCGTCGCGAGGAAGACGGCGGGGGAGTTCTTCTCCGCCGTGGAGAGCCACCTCGTCTCCGGGGGGATTCCCGCCGCTCCCGCTCTCGCCGACGGTGCTCTCGCCCGGATCGCGCCGGGCGGAGGTCCGTCGCCCGGCGCGCCCGTGGCACCCGCCGTGTCCGCCCCGCTCGCCGCGGCGGGATCGCCTGTCGCGGCGAGCGGGGCCGGACCCGCGCACGTCTTCGAGCGCCCGGCCCCGGCCCCGGCCAAGCAGGCCAGGCCCGGGGTCCCCGCCTGGTCACTCCTCGCCGCGTTCGGGATGGGCGCGGGCGTCGCGCTCGGCAGCGCGGTGATCGGCTGGCTGCTCGGCCGTACCGGCAGGAAGCGGTAA
- a CDS encoding MBL fold metallo-hydrolase, protein MSKFDRRGFLRTATVGAALAPIAGSLLSPSPTGAATPRPGGPGRTKTAATFRWLGTSGWRVDAGSSTLLVDPYVTRFDTGMADGAFNPDTRLEVNAEAVGRHTGTPKVVLVTHAHWDHFNDVPHIATSTGARVVGTATTCNLALALDVKDNLLSPVKGGEVLDFGDYVVEVVASLHSRNANYSMLFPGVRLTRPKHKPKKISELPEGDTLAFQVTVKGGPSVFFMGGSDFVERNLTGLAPDVAMIPTTSSSSTYDYVSRLLRALDMPRVVVPVHWDSFEGALQNPPQADEKSRKSLAELVAAVRRVSPETKVVIPDYLTPHTFG, encoded by the coding sequence ATGTCCAAATTCGATCGAAGGGGTTTCCTGCGCACCGCGACGGTGGGGGCCGCGCTGGCGCCGATTGCCGGGAGCCTCCTGTCCCCGTCCCCCACCGGGGCCGCGACACCGCGTCCGGGCGGTCCGGGCAGGACGAAGACCGCCGCGACGTTCCGCTGGCTCGGCACGTCGGGCTGGCGCGTGGACGCGGGGTCGTCGACGCTCCTCGTCGACCCGTACGTGACGCGGTTCGACACCGGTATGGCGGATGGCGCCTTCAATCCCGACACACGGCTTGAGGTCAACGCCGAGGCGGTCGGCAGGCACACGGGCACGCCGAAGGTGGTGCTGGTGACGCACGCGCACTGGGACCACTTCAACGACGTCCCGCACATCGCGACATCGACCGGGGCGCGGGTGGTCGGCACCGCCACCACGTGCAACCTGGCACTGGCGCTCGACGTGAAGGACAACCTGCTCAGCCCGGTGAAGGGCGGGGAGGTCCTGGACTTCGGCGACTACGTCGTCGAGGTGGTGGCGTCGCTGCACAGCCGCAACGCCAACTACTCCATGCTCTTCCCCGGCGTCCGGCTGACCAGGCCGAAACACAAGCCGAAGAAGATCTCCGAGTTGCCCGAGGGCGACACCCTGGCGTTCCAGGTGACGGTCAAGGGCGGCCCGTCGGTTTTCTTCATGGGCGGCAGCGACTTCGTCGAGCGTAACCTCACCGGTCTCGCCCCGGACGTCGCGATGATTCCCACCACCTCCTCGTCGTCCACGTACGACTACGTGTCGCGCCTCCTGCGGGCCCTGGACATGCCGCGCGTGGTCGTACCGGTGCACTGGGACAGTTTCGAGGGGGCACTTCAGAACCCGCCGCAGGCCGACGAGAAGTCGAGGAAGAGCCTCGCCGAGCTCGTCGCGGCGGTGCGCAGGGTCAGTCCCGAGACGAAGGTCGTGATCCCGGACTATCTGACGCCGCACACCTTCGGCTGA
- a CDS encoding serine hydrolase: MSAEERIAGIFAAAGVEGHLHALDVAGGREIAVRAGEQVVIASIFKVLLVLEFARQAAAGQLDPAERVLVTAEDRLGGWGTAGCADDVEMSLRDLVHFAMQVSDNTAADLLMRRIGLDTVRMLAAELGLARTRVIGGPRQVLESMFADVGARDDAEFAQIFPALSPERVRALRVLDPDHTTSSTARDVTRLLGLIWRDEAGPPEACAAVRDYMTRQIFWTRIASGFPPGTRVAAKTGTLPGLHMEAGVVEYPSGESYAVAVFARSGQLPTRRLDVDLAIGQAARTAVDALRAG; this comes from the coding sequence ATGTCGGCAGAGGAACGGATAGCGGGAATCTTCGCGGCCGCCGGGGTGGAGGGGCACCTGCACGCACTGGACGTCGCCGGGGGCCGCGAGATCGCCGTACGCGCCGGTGAGCAGGTCGTGATCGCCTCGATCTTCAAGGTTCTCCTGGTCCTGGAGTTCGCCCGCCAGGCGGCGGCCGGCCAGCTCGATCCGGCCGAGCGCGTTCTCGTGACGGCGGAGGACAGGCTCGGCGGATGGGGCACCGCCGGATGCGCGGACGACGTGGAGATGTCGCTGCGCGACCTCGTCCACTTCGCCATGCAGGTCAGCGACAACACCGCCGCCGACCTGCTGATGCGGAGAATCGGCCTGGACACCGTACGGATGCTGGCGGCGGAGCTGGGGCTGGCGCGCACGCGCGTGATCGGCGGACCCAGGCAGGTGCTGGAGTCGATGTTCGCGGACGTGGGGGCGCGGGACGACGCCGAGTTCGCACAGATCTTCCCGGCACTGTCCCCCGAGCGGGTCCGGGCGCTGCGGGTCCTCGATCCCGACCACACGACCTCCAGCACGGCGCGCGATGTGACCCGGCTGCTCGGGTTGATCTGGCGGGACGAGGCAGGGCCGCCGGAGGCGTGCGCGGCCGTCCGCGACTACATGACACGGCAGATCTTCTGGACGCGGATCGCCTCGGGTTTCCCACCGGGGACGCGGGTGGCGGCCAAGACGGGGACGCTGCCGGGCCTGCACATGGAGGCCGGAGTGGTCGAGTATCCCTCCGGGGAGAGCTACGCGGTGGCGGTCTTCGCCCGCAGCGGGCAGCTGCCCACCCGGCGTCTCGACGTCGACCTGGCGATCGGCCAGGCCGCGCGGACCGCCGTCGACGCACTGCGGGCCGGGTAA